TCCAATGCGTCCAAAACTTCCCTTCCGCTTTCTCGACTTCTCTGCTAGGCACCTGTAAGGTACGTATAACATTTACAAACGATTTCCAACTCACGAATCTTGCCGTATATTTTATTTACCTTGAACGCTATAGTTTCATAAGGTTCCGCTGCAAACAACAAGTACTGCCATTTGCGGTCCGGTGGTTCGACCTTTTGTTCATAGGCTGACATGAACCTGTGCCTCGGGATTACATTGTCCGCAACCTCTGGATAATCCACTTGGAACAGTAAACTCTGTTGCCCGGTTTCCGGATCGCGTTGTTTGGTTACTCTGTAACCCGGTCTTCCAATTTTCACGAATTTCTTGGGTTCTACTCTAGGTTTCTCCGGTGCGAGAGTCTGCGGTGCCTCCTTGGCTTCTTTGGCAGCCCTTCTAGCTAGATTAGCTTGATGCTTTTTACCTTGCGTGTGAGCCAGATAACTACCCTCGTTGTTGTGAAGAGTAAGACACAATTTACATTCGTAAGACCCTAAGTGATTCTTCATAAAATACGGATCTTTGTTCAGATCGATAGTTTCTAACGCCAACTGTCGTAGACGTTCTCTTCTGTCCCGGTTGCTTTCCGACCAAGAAGCTACACCTCCGCCTCCAgttttgcctcctggacgattTTGGAAATCCATTTTTCTTCCCGGATCAACTTTCTACCTTTCGGAGCAGCGTATAATCGATTATTGTCCTTTCCTGTGTCTAttataaacaacaaacaacgcgaCGAAAATGTTTGTTCGACCAGCGTGTGGACAACGATAGTTCCACCACCGGCGGTTAGAGGCAGCACTCGTTCTCGATTCTCGATTCTCGATGAGCGATCCATTTCGAGATATCGAGTTTGGCGAGAGCTCTGTACGAGGTCGCGCGACTCTGGCGGCCGCGAAATTTTTGAAAAGATGCGACTTTTACGAACGAAACCATGGCGCGTCGGCCCGTCGACGACGGGCACATTGGACGAATGTCGCAATAGGAAATTGCTCTTGCCGTTTCTCCCCGACTCATTCGTCTCCGAGCGAAGAAGAATATAATCGGAGCGATTCGCTGAATTTATTGGATAATCGTGAATGTACCGGCCAAGAAGAGTCGTCCGATTCGCTGCGCTCAAAAAACGATGTTTGTACACGTCCGGGGATATCGATATGGATATGGACACAGTGTGGCACGATTCGTGTCGCGCGTCTCGTTCGCACGACACAAGCGGGTGAAAAGGGCATCTGCCAGTCACAACATCGAACGGTTTCGATAAAGGCGAATCAACGGCGACGAAGCGCATCGAGATGACCCTTTTCGAAGCCACCGTCTTCCGGCACGTCGCGACGCgccaagaaaaaaagaaaaaaaagaaaaaaaaaagaaaaacgatggAAAACCATCGAAGCTAATCCGAACGCAAAAAACTCGGCAGTTTCGAGTCGAAGCGACGTCGGTTTTTCTACGGTGCGCGCCTAGACTTTCCTGTTATCGCCTCGTATCGCCTCGTGGACGGGAACCGCGTACGTCTCGATAGGAAATTCCAGTTGGCATCGAGGCATCGACGGGCCAGTTATCGATCTTCCGATGGATTTTTTCGTCTGCGCGAGATACCGAGTCTCTCGTGGTCCCTAGTCGCGCGGACCCGGAGACGCGAGCTCGGAGACGCGAGCTCGGAGACGCGAACTCGGAGACGCGAACTCGGAGATGCGATCGCGTCGCGAGAAGCGTAAAACTCGTGGAAAAATTGTAGACGCGACGAGGTCGAGTCTAGCAGAAGCCCGAGGGAAAGGGGCGGACCGAATCGGACGATAGAGAATACACAGACGCATCCGAGATGTCTTCGTCGAGCGTAGGAAAAACCGAGCGTCGTCCGGCCAGCAACCACCGGCTAAACGGGCAACGAGAGAAGGCAATTTCAAGAGCGCGTCCCAAGTTTGGTAGCGTGCCGGGGTCATCGTCGCCGGAAAGGTTATCGATGATTCGAGGAAAGGTGGGGAGATTTTTGTGCGCCGTCAACGTATTCTTTGGCGGCGAGCAGGCCATCGGAACTGTAATCGAGCGTAATCGAGTGCCGCGCGTTGGACCGCACACGTTCGGTAAAACCGCGACGAAGGGATCGATCGAGGAAGGGGAGGGCCGAGGAGAGGTTCGATCGGGTCGGGAGCGCGCACCGATCCCGCGATTCTCGCCGCGAATCGTTGGAGTCATGGAGACGAGGTGCTGGGCGAGAGCGATCCGGAAAGGCTTCGACGGCTCGAGAAGCAGGCGGGTCCTGTGGCTGTACGGCCTGGCCGCGTTCACCAGCATAACGATGTTCGTGGCGTTTTGGTTCACGAACGCGTTCCAAAACGCGATCCTGTCCAACTTGGAGCTGCGAAACGGCACGTCGGCGTATCTGCTATGGCAGCAGCCACCGGTCGGTCTGCTGCTCAGCGTCTACGTGTTCAACTACACGAACCTGGACGAGTTCGAGAGCGGAAACGCGACGAAGCTGCGGGTGCAGGAGGTCGGCCCTTTCGTCTACCGGGAGAATCTGAGCAGAGTGAACGCGGAGTTGCACGAGAACGGGACGGTCACCTATCAAGAGAAGAGGACCTTCGAATGGGTGTCCGGCGAGCCGGACGATCAA
This genomic stretch from Megalopta genalis isolate 19385.01 chromosome 5, iyMegGena1_principal, whole genome shotgun sequence harbors:
- the Sf3a2 gene encoding splicing factor 3A subunit 2, with the protein product MDFQNRPGGKTGGGGVASWSESNRDRRERLRQLALETIDLNKDPYFMKNHLGSYECKLCLTLHNNEGSYLAHTQGKKHQANLARRAAKEAKEAPQTLAPEKPRVEPKKFVKIGRPGYRVTKQRDPETGQQSLLFQVDYPEVADNVIPRHRFMSAYEQKVEPPDRKWQYLLFAAEPYETIAFKVPSREVEKAEGKFWTHWNKDTKQFFLQFAFKNEKPSIGKVPPPPVPLIRPGLGPPMVPVPPPPRPPMFNPVPPPPALLATGMQIPPPPPHIA